One window of Triticum dicoccoides isolate Atlit2015 ecotype Zavitan chromosome 5A, WEW_v2.0, whole genome shotgun sequence genomic DNA carries:
- the LOC119303756 gene encoding probable methylenetetrahydrofolate reductase, with product MKVIEKIQEAAANGRTVFSFEYFPPKTEEGVENLFERMDRMVAHGPNFCDITWGAGGSTADVTLDIANRMQNMVCVETMMHLTCTNMPVEKIDNALDTIKSNGIQNVLALRGDPPHGQDKFVQVAGGFSCALDLVEHIKAKYGDYFGITVAGYPEAHPEVILGEEGATEEAYSKDLAYLKRKVDAGADVIVTQLFYDTDIFLKFVNDCRQIGITCPIVPGIMPINNYKGFVRMTGFCKTKIPAEITAALDPIKDNEEAVKAYGIHLGTEMCKKILASGIKTLHLYTLNMEKTALAILMNLGLIEESKLSRTLPWRPPTNVFRVKEDVRPIFWANRPKSYISRTTGWDQYPHGRWGDSRNPSYGALNDHQFTRPRGRGKKLQEEWAVPLKSVQDINERFVNFCEGKLKSSPWSELDGLQPETTIIDDQLVKINSKGFLTINSQPAVNAEKSESPSVGWGGPGGYVYQKAYVEFFCAKEKLGQLIEKSKAFPSLTYIAVNKEGESISNIPANAVNAVTWGVFPGKEIIQPTVVDSASFMVWKDEAFEIWSRGWACLFPEGDSSRELLEQIQKSYYLVSLVDNDYISGDLFAAFKEI from the exons atgaaggtGATCGAGAAGATCCAGGAGGCGGCGGCGAATGGCCGGACCGTCTTCTCCTTCGAGTACTTCCCGCCCAAGACGGAGGAGGGCGTGGAGAACCTCTTCGAGCGGATGGACCGCATGGTGGCGCACGGCCCCAACTTCTGCGACATCACCTGGGGCGCCGGCGGATCCACCGCCGACGTCACCCTCGACATCGCCAACCGCATGCAGAACATG gtATGTGTGGAAACGATGATGCACTTGACATGCACCAACATGCCAGTGGAGAAGATCGATAATGCTTTGGATACCATCAAGTCCAATGGGATTCAAAATGTTCTGGCACTTCGAGGAGATCCTCCACATGGCCAGGACAAATTTGTTCAAGTTGCTGGTGGATTTTCTTGTGCTCTAGATCTG GTGGAGCACATTAAAGCCAAGTATGGTGATTACTTTGGCATAACTGTCGCTGGCTATCCAG AGGCACACCCTGAGGTAATACTAGGCGAGGAAGGTGCTACGGAGGAAGCATATAGCAAAGATCTTGCTTACTTGAAGAGAAAG GTTGATGCTGGTGCTGACGTTATAGTCACCCAGCTTTTCTATGATACCGATATCTTTCTCAAGTTTGTGAACGACTGCCGTCAGATTGGTATAACCTGCCCTATCGTTCCTGGCATAATGCCAATAAATAACTACAAAGGATTTGTGCGCATGACTGGATTCTGCAAAACTAAG ATTCCAGCTGAGATTACTGCTGCCTTGGATCCTATTAAAGACAATGAGGAGGCTGTGAAAGCATATGGAATCCACCTTGGTACTGAGATGTGCAAGAAAATTTTGGCTAGTGGGATCAAGACTTTGCACCTGTACACACTAAACATGGAGAAGACTGCTTTAGCAATTCTGATG AATCTTGGCTTAATAGAGGAGTCCAAGCTTTCAAGAACATTACCTTGGAGGCCACCAACTAATGTTTTCCGTGTCAAAGAGGATGTTCGCCCTATATTCTG GGCCAACAGACCAAAGAGTTACATTTCAAGGACCACTGGTTGGGATCAATACCCACATGGACGGTGGGGTGATTCCAGGAACCCATCATACGGTGCACTTAATGATCACCAG TTCACACGGCCACGTGGACGTGGTAAGAAGCTCCAAGAGGAATGGGCTGTTCCACTGAAATCTGTGCAAGACATTAATGAG CGGTTCGTGAACTTCTGTGAAGGAAAACTTAAAAGCAGCCCATGGTCTGAGTTAGATGGTCTTCAACCCGAGACGACGATAATTGACGATCAGCTGGTGAAGATTAACTCAAAGGGTTTCCTTACCATCAACAGCCAACCTGCTGTAAATGCAGAGAAATCTGAGTCTCCTAGTGTTG GATGGGGCGGCCCAGGAGGCTATGTTTACCAGAAGGCCTACGTCGAATTCTTCTGCGCTAAGGAGAAGCTGGGCCAACTCATCGAGAAGAGCAAGGCATTCCCTTCCCTCACGTACATCGCCGTGAACAAGGAAGGGGAATCGATCTCAAACATCCCTGCGAACGCCGTGAATGCTGTCACATGGGGTGTGTTCCCCGGCAAGGAGATCATCCAGCCTACCGTCGTTGACTCAGCGAGCTTCATGGTCTGGAAAGATGAAGCGTTTGAGATCTGGTCCAGGGGATGGGCCTGCCTGTTCCCAGAGGGCGACTCGTCCAGGGAGTTGCTAGAGCAG ATTCAGAAGAGCTATTACTTGGTCAGCCTCGTGGACAATGACTACATCAGCGGGGACCTCTTTGCTGCATTCAAGGAGATCTAA